Proteins encoded within one genomic window of Amorphoplanes friuliensis DSM 7358:
- a CDS encoding TetR family transcriptional regulator, which translates to MTTAAADSPADEPGASPAAPEAKTPAAVEGDPGVEKPRRARGEQTRQLILETALRLFRERGYTETTMRAIAKEAGVAVGNAYYYFDSKEHLIQGFYDRNQAAHRVAAEPVLANEKDFAARLRGVLHAGIDVNEPYHSFAATFFKSAAEPSSPLSPFSRESSPAREAAISIFRDVVDGSSAKVDPELRKELPELLWLSWMGVVLFWVYDHSPEQRRTRRLIDGIVPLVDRLVALSRLRVLRPALRQILALIDSIRRD; encoded by the coding sequence GTGACGACCGCTGCCGCTGACTCCCCCGCCGACGAGCCCGGCGCGAGCCCCGCGGCGCCCGAGGCCAAAACGCCGGCGGCTGTCGAAGGCGACCCGGGCGTGGAGAAGCCGCGGCGGGCCCGGGGTGAGCAGACCCGGCAGTTGATCCTCGAGACCGCACTGCGGCTGTTCCGGGAGCGCGGTTACACCGAGACCACGATGCGGGCCATCGCCAAGGAGGCCGGGGTCGCGGTCGGCAACGCCTACTACTACTTCGACTCCAAGGAACACCTGATCCAGGGGTTCTACGACCGCAACCAGGCCGCGCACCGGGTCGCGGCCGAGCCGGTGCTGGCGAACGAGAAGGACTTCGCCGCCCGGTTGCGCGGGGTGCTGCACGCCGGCATCGACGTCAACGAGCCGTACCACTCGTTCGCGGCCACGTTCTTCAAGTCCGCGGCGGAGCCGTCGTCACCGCTGAGCCCGTTCTCGCGGGAGTCGTCACCGGCCCGCGAGGCGGCGATCTCGATCTTCCGGGACGTGGTCGACGGCTCGTCCGCAAAGGTCGACCCCGAACTCCGCAAGGAGCTCCCCGAGCTCCTCTGGCTCAGCTGGATGGGCGTGGTCCTCTTCTGGGTCTACGACCACTCCCCCGAGCAGCGGCGCACGCGGCGGCTGATCGACGGCATCGTGCCGCTGGTCGACCGGCTCGTCGCTCTCTCGCGCCTGCGCGTGCTGCGGCCGGCGCTGCGGCAGATCCTCGCCCTGATCGACTCGATCCGGCGCGACTGA